The following are from one region of the Halobacteriovorax vibrionivorans genome:
- a CDS encoding glycosyltransferase family 4 protein: MKIGFDAKRAFHNFRGLGNYSRDLIASLSRYHTEHSYYLFTPDFNDDRAIHWLDQYNNLNVVRPKDFVSRKFPASWRSFKVAQEAKDLELDIFHGLSHELPQGIEKTGIKTVVTIHDLLFLRFPQNFKWLDRQVYLKKIKYATEVADVVIAICEQTKTDLINYLGCPAEKIRVVYQTCNPRFYSPIPVEKQVATVERYGIHDKFILYVGAIEPNKNTMTLVKAYADLKKSINHKLVIVGNGGKYKKQVESYIHSKGLEDRVIILSNVTNDDLPAFYQRSDLFCFPSFFEGFGIPIIEALFSKTPVITSKGSVFPEAGGPNTIYVDPNNKQELSEQISNVLTNHDLAFEMVEMGRNFVEKFHRRQTAQNLVDLYNSL; encoded by the coding sequence ATGAAAATTGGATTCGATGCTAAAAGAGCATTTCATAACTTTCGTGGACTAGGGAATTATTCTAGAGATTTAATTGCAAGTTTAAGTCGCTATCACACAGAACATTCATATTACTTATTTACGCCAGACTTTAATGACGATAGGGCCATTCATTGGCTCGATCAATACAATAACCTTAATGTTGTTAGGCCTAAAGATTTTGTTTCACGTAAGTTTCCAGCTTCATGGCGTTCATTTAAAGTTGCCCAAGAGGCCAAGGATTTAGAATTAGATATCTTTCACGGCTTAAGTCACGAACTCCCTCAAGGTATAGAGAAAACAGGAATCAAGACAGTAGTAACAATACATGATCTATTATTCTTACGTTTTCCTCAAAACTTTAAATGGCTTGATCGCCAGGTTTATTTAAAAAAAATTAAGTATGCTACAGAAGTTGCAGATGTGGTAATTGCAATCTGTGAACAAACTAAAACGGACTTAATTAATTATCTCGGTTGTCCGGCCGAAAAAATTCGTGTCGTTTACCAAACTTGTAATCCACGTTTTTATTCGCCAATACCTGTTGAAAAACAAGTGGCAACAGTGGAGCGTTACGGAATCCACGATAAATTCATTCTCTATGTTGGTGCAATTGAGCCAAATAAAAATACCATGACGTTGGTTAAGGCCTACGCTGATCTTAAGAAATCAATTAATCACAAACTCGTTATTGTTGGAAATGGCGGTAAGTATAAGAAGCAGGTTGAAAGCTATATTCATTCAAAGGGACTTGAAGATAGAGTTATTATCCTTTCAAATGTGACCAATGATGATCTTCCTGCCTTCTATCAACGTAGTGATCTTTTTTGTTTTCCATCTTTCTTTGAAGGATTTGGAATTCCAATTATTGAAGCATTATTTTCAAAGACACCAGTTATTACGTCTAAAGGATCTGTCTTTCCAGAAGCTGGTGGCCCAAATACGATTTATGTTGATCCAAATAACAAACAAGAGTTAAGTGAGCAGATTAGCAATGTGTTAACTAATCATGATCTTGCTTTTGAGATGGTTGAAATGGGCCGTAACTTTGTTGAAAAATTTCATCGTCGTCAAACGGCCCAGAACTTAGTTGATCTTTATAATTCTCTATAA